The Sesamum indicum cultivar Zhongzhi No. 13 linkage group LG6, S_indicum_v1.0, whole genome shotgun sequence genomic interval TCTCAATCTGGGATGTTGTTTGATTGAGTGTTACACGTTTAGCATATTTGGTGTTAAGTAGAGGTTGATTCAATTGCCAAATATATAAGTTGTCCTAGAACCGATTTTATTTCCAGTAGAGGTTTCGTTTGTTTGCTATTTTTTCGCTCGTATATATCTATTTGGATTGTTGGCAATATAGTTTCCATTCCTTGGTCGTGTTagtgttatttaattatattcagattcttttttttttttttttgaataatatctTTGAAGCCAGACGTTTTAATTCTTGGTCACTGGTAGAAATTGCACTCATGCTGTAATTTTATGGGAATAATTAACCATCATTATCAGAAATCTTCTTAGTATGGACTTCTAGGTTCTGTATCCTGATTACTACAACGTCACTTCcttgattgaaatttatgtgATTCTGTGTCCTTGTGTCATTGTTTGCAGGTAATGCATGCTTGCTATACAAAAGTAACTCCATCTGCCGAGGTGGATAATCCTCAGCTTGTGGCATGGTCTGATTCAGTTGCAGACTTGTTGGATTTGGATCCCCAGGAGTAAGTTGTTTCAACTATCTGCAccttcattaattatatttcttcccTGATAGACTTAATATCTGTAATgccttatttatttttaaatctcaGATTCCAAAGGCCTGATTTTCCATTGTTATTCTCGGGAGCTTCACCTTTGGTTGGAGCGTGAGTATCATTCCcctgatatttttattttgtttttttcttttacttttgttcttttgtcACTCTTTGGTCCACCTATGATTACCCTTTGACTTGGCTTTTATAGGATGCCTTATGCTCAGTGCTATGGAGGACATCAGTTCGGAATGTGGGCTGGCCAATTGGGAGATGGTCGGGCAATCACTCTAGGAGAGGTTCTCAATTCAAGGTCGCAGCGGTGGGAATTGCAGCTTAAGGGTGCTGGGAAGACCCCATACAGTCGGTTTGCTGATGGTCTTGCAGTCTTACGTAGTAGTATCCGAGAATTTCTATGCAGTGAGGCAATGCACAATCTAGGAATCCCAACAACTCGTGCGCTGTGCTTGGTAACAACTGGAAAATATGTTACTCGAGATATGTTTTATGAGTAAGCCTTTCAAGCctttttttaatgatgttTGTATGTTCGGtaatttatttctcaattcaaTAAACCTTTTCTATATAAGGATATGATCatgtctttattttttttttttttgggtgtgtgtgtgtgatccCGTgacatttatctttttatcatGTCTTTTGGAAtcttctaatttattattctaaaTAGAAGTGAAACACCAATACTTTGCAATATTCACAATCAACATGTTTCAGGGCCTTTATCTTGAATAAAGTTGAAGAAGGTAGTATGTTAATTTGGAATATACTTTTTACTCTGGTTTCATCTTGTAAAAAGTTTGAGTGTCCTGtgatttcatataatattttcatctataTTTGCATTGTTAGTTTCATTATTGAAACTTTGAGTTCATTTGCACAGTGGCAACCCCAAGGATGAGCCCGGTGCAATTGTCTGTAGAGTTGCTCAATCCTTTCTTCGCTTTGGTTCATACCAAATACATGCTTCAAGAGAGAAGGATGATTTTGGCCTTGTTCATGCTTTGGCTGATTATTGTATCAGGCATCATTTTCCGCATTTGGAGAACCTGAGTAAAAGTGATAGTTTATCATTTACTACTGGCCAAGGAGATGACTCAGTCGTGGATTTAACTTCAAATAAATATGCAGGTAATAATCAATTTGTAGATACTATTAGGTCATGTTATGTGCCTACTTGGAATTCatccattttaaaatttttctcgTGTGCCGTAAAGATCCTCAGCCAGGTCATCATTTCACTAAAGGAGTTTGTTCATTTAAAATGTCTTTGACGCCATGGCCAGTTGAATGAGTTCCACAATGTGACAAACTTCTGAGCTGAAGTGCAATCTTTTGAGTTTTGCTTGGCTCGGTTGTTATGGGTTAATGATATTTGTTCAAATTGTTCGCTATTGCGAACCTTGCTATAGTCAAGGCAAATAACTGTAGAAACTGAGATAAACTGTATCTGCTAATTACTGTGCTCAAGTCAGAATTTTCCCAGCCAAAGGAGTCTTATCCTGTTTATTGATTCATATACAATAACCTCTTGCTTGCATCCAGGTTCAGCTGCTgattatttcattaatgattTTCCGAGAATTAGTTTGTATTTAACAAAAGAACTAAGCTAATTTAGTTTTGCTTTCCTCATGAACAGTGTCCATGCTTCGGACAAAGTTAGTTGATTGGCATATGTcttaaatacatttattattaacagtattttattttccttttcaactTGTATTTGGACAGTTGATATAAGTAATTGCTTTGATATGAAGCCAGTGACTGACCTGTACTTAATTGAAAGttctgatttttcttttttttccgtTAATTTGTGAATAAACTATTTGATCACATCAAgttgtttgtttgtgtttgcAATGGCGATGACTATCAGCTTGGACAGTAGAAGTTGCTGAGCGTACAGCTTCCGTAATTGCCAACTGGCAGGGGATTGGTTTCACCCATGGAGTACTGAACACAGATAACATGAGTGTGTTGGGACTTACAATTGATTATGGTCCTTTTGGCTTCTTGGATGCTTTTGATCCCAGTTACACTCCAAACACTACTGATCTTCCCGGCAGACGATATTGTTTTGCAAATCAGCCCGATATTGGCTCATGGAATATTGCACAGTTTGCCGCAACTCTTTCTACTGCCCAGTTGATAAATGACAAGGAGGCAAACTACGCTGTGGAGAGGTATTCTTCATggcttatttctttttctgtctTTAGTTCTCCAGCTTGATTTCCGTTGACACATCCTCCTCTTGACTTGTTAGATATGGCACAAAGTTTATGGATGAGTACCAAGCTCTAATGACCAAAAAACTTGGTCTACCCAAGTACAATAAGCAGTTGATCAGTGAACTGCTTAAAAATATGGCTGTTGATAAAGTTGACTACACAAATTTCTTTCGGTTGCTTTCAAATGTCAAATCTGATCATGCCATTCCAGACGATGAACTATTAATTCCTCTTAAGGCTGTTCTGCTGGATATTGGCAAGGAGCGAAGAGATGCATGGACCAGCTGGGTGAAATCCTACATAAAAGAGGTACGTACACATTTCTGAGTCTTTTTTGGCGGTAGTGACATTTTCTAACACGTAATATATGAAGGGAGGACAATGAACCTTTATTGTTGTCACTGAATCTTGTCACAATCTTTTATTGCCTTCGTCATGTTCTATTCATTCTCTCAGGTCCTTACACCTTCCATATGTGGGGCCAATTCTGTGTCATGATTCAGATGTCATGTAGTTTCCCTTGGTGATACATGGCCATAGCCATGACACACCAACTAAAGAAATAGGCTGTAAAGTCCATTGagttctcttttttttttttaaattttttttactagcttttgttttatattctgAAACAATAAGGTTTGGATGATTCAAGTCAGTTGCATAAATGATCTATTTCCTTCTCCAATTATGACCAGCCATATGATCTCAAGTGTCGCCTCAGGCTCACacaattttacttatttccTTCTGTTGCTCTTTTCCATTATCCACTCTCATTTCCTTATTCCCTGCTACAGCTTTCCACCACTGGCATATCTGATCAGGAGAGGAAACGTTCAATGGACTCGGTAAATCCTAAGTACATTCTGAGAAACTATTTATGTCAAAGCGCCATTGATGCAGCAGAACTAGGTGACTTTGAAGAAGTTCGGCGCCTGCTAAGAGTTATGGAACGGCCGTATGATGAGCAGCCCGGTATGGAAAAATATGCCCGGTTGCCCCCCGCTTGGGCTTATCGGCCAGGAGTCTGCATGCTCTCCTGCTCTTCTTGACTGGACAAAATATGTTGCTcagaaatgagaaagaaatacaGCATGTACATAGAATAGCGTGTATGGTGATTTTGTTCTGTAATATGTAAAAGCTGTAGCCTTCCATTTTCAAATTGCGTTTCTGAGTTTGGTTTTGGGCAGGACTCACAGgtgaaaatgtatttttgtcaTGCAAATTGATGGGAAGAGATGTatgaaattcatattaaattagaCTAATAATTATACCTGTCCACATCTCATAATTGTAATCTTTGAGTTCTGAAATCTCAATTTTACTTCACATCtcgttaaatttaaaatgttaaagaaAAGGATATAAGTTGCTCGATGATTTGATGAGATAAACTGCGGAGCTAGCCAACTTGTGGAGATGGTATATAATACAAGATTAAGGTACCAAATCCAAGCAAGCTCACACAGCCAAACCTAGCTGTGGCTGTCGTTTGTTGCTATGATTAATGTTTAATGTCAGGATCGACAAAGTCGGGCATAGAAGGATGAGGTTTCAGTGATAAAGTCACATGACACATGTTCTTTTAATTGAAAACACATGTTCTTTTAATCTTTCAAGATTTCCTTCAACACAAACCTCAATAATGGTGATATCATGTGAATGCTGCTTCCTACAAAGACAAGCAATAAGGAATA includes:
- the LOC105163539 gene encoding uncharacterized protein LOC105163539; this translates as MDGDSSPVITAATTVDSIADGLKNQSLDNNNHNEDSVSQNRGKLKLEELKWDHSFVRELPGDPRTDLTPREVMHACYTKVTPSAEVDNPQLVAWSDSVADLLDLDPQEFQRPDFPLLFSGASPLVGAMPYAQCYGGHQFGMWAGQLGDGRAITLGEVLNSRSQRWELQLKGAGKTPYSRFADGLAVLRSSIREFLCSEAMHNLGIPTTRALCLVTTGKYVTRDMFYDGNPKDEPGAIVCRVAQSFLRFGSYQIHASREKDDFGLVHALADYCIRHHFPHLENLSKSDSLSFTTGQGDDSVVDLTSNKYAAWTVEVAERTASVIANWQGIGFTHGVLNTDNMSVLGLTIDYGPFGFLDAFDPSYTPNTTDLPGRRYCFANQPDIGSWNIAQFAATLSTAQLINDKEANYAVERYGTKFMDEYQALMTKKLGLPKYNKQLISELLKNMAVDKVDYTNFFRLLSNVKSDHAIPDDELLIPLKAVLLDIGKERRDAWTSWVKSYIKELSTTGISDQERKRSMDSVNPKYILRNYLCQSAIDAAELGDFEEVRRLLRVMERPYDEQPGMEKYARLPPAWAYRPGVCMLSCSS